A genome region from Musa acuminata AAA Group cultivar baxijiao chromosome BXJ3-5, Cavendish_Baxijiao_AAA, whole genome shotgun sequence includes the following:
- the LOC103985308 gene encoding cell division cycle 20.2, cofactor of APC complex: MDAGSFSSSVSSEKGRSASRRSALRDVPSRPFLPSMHTSSRNPSSWQTGDRFIPDRSAMDMDVAYYLLTEPRKEKENAVAASPSKEAYRKLLAENLLKNRTRILTFKNKPPPPSQPFFQEVDVSSHHLKPAKQRRYIPQSAERTLDAPDIVDDYYLNLMDWGSSNVLSIALGNTVYLWDASDGSTSELMTVDDDAGPVTSVSWAPDGRHIAVGLNSSDIQLWDSSSNRLMRTLRGVHGSRVGSLAWNNNILTTGGMDGMIVNNDVRMRSHVVQRYRGHQQEVCGLKWSGSGQQLASGGNDNLLHIWDVSMASSNPSPGQNQWLHRFEDHMAAVKALAWCPFQSNLLASGGGGGDRCIKFWNTHTGACLNSVDTGSQVCALLWNKNERELLSSHGFTQNQLTLWKYPSMVKIAELTGHTSRVLFMAQSPDGGTVASAAGDETIRFWNVFGTPEPPKPAAKSTSTGPFSSFNHIR, encoded by the exons ATGGATGCAGGAAGCTTTTCTTCTTCCGTCTCTTCTGAGAAGGGCCGATCGGCATCTCGTCGATCCGCTCTTCGGGACGTCCCCTCGAGGCCGTTCTTGCCTTCGATGCATACCTCCTCCAGGAATCCATCTTCTTGGCAGACT GGAGACAGATTCATCCCTGACCGGTCAGCTATGGACATGGATGTGGCGTACTACCTGCTGACGGAGCCAAGGAAAGAAAAGGAGAACGCGGTCGCAGCTTCGCCTTCCAAAGAGGCATACAGGAAGCTTCTTGCTgagaaccttctaaagaacagaacCAGAATTCTTACCTTCAAGAACAAACCTCCACCACCATCGCAGCCTTTCTTTCAGGAAGTCGATGTTTCATCTCATCACCTTAAGCCTGCGAAGCAGCGGAGATACATTCCCCAA TCAGCGGAGAGGACCTTAGATGCGCCCGATATCGTGGATGACTACTACTTGAATTTGATGGACTGGGGAAGCAGCAATGTGTTGTCGATCGCCCTCGGGAACACCGTGTACTTGTGGGACGCTTCAGATGGGTCTACTTCCGAGCTTATGACTGTGGATGACGATGCTGGCCCTGTCACCAGTGTCAGCTGGGCTCCCGATGGGCGACATATCGCGGTTGGCTTGAACTCCTCAGACATCCAACTATGGGACTCAAGCTCCAATCGCTTG ATGAGGACTCTGAGAGGCGTACATGGATCGAGAGTTGGTTCTCTGGCGTGGAACAACAACATTCTGACCACAGGAGGAATGGACGGCATGATCGTTAACAATGACGTGAGAATGAGATCTCATGTTGTTCAGAGGTATCGAGGCCACCAACAGGAGGTGTGCGGTCTGAAGTGGTCCGGATCAGGCCAGCAACTGGCGAGCGGTGGCAACGACAACCTTCTGCACATATGGGACGTATCTATGGCCTCTTCAAACCCATCTCCAGGTCAAAACCAGTGGCTCCACAGGTTCGAAGATCACATGGCCGCAGTAAAAGCTCTTGCTTGGTGCCCATTCCAGAGCAATTTGCTTGCCTCCGGCGGTGGTGGAGGCGACAGATGCATCAAGTTCTGGAACACGCACACCGGTGCCTGTCTGAATTCGGTGGATACAGGATCTCAAGTTTGCGCCCTGCTGTGGAACAAGAACGAGCGCGAGTTGCTCAGCTCTCATGGGTTCACTCAGAATCAACTCACCTTGTGGAAGTACCCTTCCATGGTTAAGATTGCTGAGCTCACGGGCCATACTTCTCGGGTTTTGTTCATGGCCCAG AGTCCAGATGGCGGTACTGTTGCATCTGCGGCAGGAGATGAAACAATTCGATTTTGGAACGTGTTTGGAACTCCTGAACCACCAAAGCCTGCGGCAAAGTCCACTAGTACAGGACCTTTCAGCAGTTTCAATCACATCAGGTGA
- the LOC103985307 gene encoding probable methyltransferase PMT21, which yields MKNKDSKSAAYSDKSSRIIPMTLMLIVLCGFSFYLGGIFYSENNRFFKQNVAPAIQLRKQAVEAPHQIESVEVPECSSDYQDYTPCTDPKRWRKYGNYRLSFMERHCPPMVERKECLVPPPPAYKVPIRWPKSRDQCWYRNVPYDWINNEKSNQHWLRKEGEKFIFPGGGTMFPSGVGAYVDVMQDLIPGMKNGTIRTAIDTGCGVASWGGDLLDRGILTVSLAPRDNHEAQVQFALERGIPAILGIISTQRLPFPSNSFDMAHCSRCLIPWTEFDGLYLLEIHRILRPGGFWVLSGPPVNYENRWRGWNTTVEEQKADFEKLKKLLTSMCFKLYTMKDDIAVWQKSSDSCYDQLTLASFPPKCDDSMDPDSAWYIPLRTCLNAPSQKMKKLALESAPRWPERLHITPERIAMVPGGNSGGFKHDDSKWKVKVKHYKTLLSALGSDKIRNVMDMNTLYGGFAAALISYPVWVMNVVSSYGPNSLGVVYDRGLIGTYHDWCEAFSTYPRTYDLLHLDGLFTAESHRCETKYVLFEMDRILRPNGYVIIRESNYYVDSIAAIVKGMRWGCQKHDTENNVEKEKLLICQKKLWHSKRSQQ from the exons atgaagaatAAAGATTCTAAATCTGCAGCATATTCTGATAAAAGTTCTAGGATCATTCCAATGACTCTAATGCTCATTGTACTATGTGGATTTTCGTTCTATCTTGGAGGCATCTTTTACTCTGAAAATAATAGATTCTTTAAGCAAAATGTTGCACCTGCAATTCAATTGCGCAAGCAAGCTGTGGAAGCCCCTCATCAGATCGAGTCTGTTGAAGTCCCTGAGTGCAGTAGTGATTATCAAGATTACACGCCTTGCACAGACCCCAAG AGATGGAGGAAGTATGGTAATTACAGGCTTAGTTTCATGGAGCGCCATTGCCCGCCAATGGTTGAGAGAAAAGAATGCTTAGTGCCTCCTCCTCCTGCATATAAGGTGCCAATTAGATGGCCGAAGAGCAGAGATCAATGTTGGTACAG AAATGTTCCATATGACTGGATAAACAATGAGAAATCAAATCAGCACTGGCTtagaaaagaaggagaaaagtTCATTTTTCCGGGTGGAGGTACTATGTTTCCCAGTGGAGTTGGTGCTTATGTTGACGTGATGCAGGATCTGATCCCTGGAATGAAGAATGGAACCATCCGGACTGCCATTGATACTGGGTGTGGG GTTGCAAGCTGGGGAGGTGATTTGTTAGACCGTGGAATTTTAACTGTTTCTCTTGCACCCAGAGATAATCATGAGGCTCAAGTACAGTTTGCTCTGGAACGTGGCATTCCAGCAATTTTAGGCATCATCTCTACTCAGCGCCTCCCATTCccatcaaattcatttgatatggcGCACTGCTCCAGATGTCTTATTCCATGGACAGAATTTG ATGGACTTTATCTACTAGAAATACACCGAATACTTCGACCTGGTGGCTTCTGGGTGCTCTCTGGACCACCTGTAAACTACGAAAACAGATGGCGTGGATGGAACACAACAGTGGAAGAGCAGAAAGCGGACTTTGAAAAATTAAAGAAGTTGTTAACCAGCATGTGCTTCAAACTCTACACTATGAAGGATGACATTGCTGTGTGGCAGAAATCTTCAGATAGTTGCTATGATCAACTGACTCTAGCTTCTTTTCCACCAAAGTGTGATGACAGCATGGATCCAGATTCAGCATGGTATATACCACTTCGAACTTGCTTGAATGCTCCAAGCCAAAAAATGAAGAAGTTGGCACTAGAATCTGCTCCAAGGTGGCCTGAAAGATTGCATATAACTCCAGAACGCATTGCTATGGTTCCTGGTGGGAATTCTGGTGGATTCAAGCATGATGACAGCAAGTGGAAAGTGAAGGTAAAACACTATAAGACATTGCTTTCAGCCCTTGGAAGTGATAAAATTCGGAATGTTATGGATATGAATACACTATATGGAGGTTTTGCTGCAGCACTCATCAGTTATCCTGTATGGGTAATGAATGTTGTCTCCTCATATGGTCCAAATTCCCTCGGTGTGGTCTATGACAGGGGACTAATTGGAACCTACCATGACTG GTGTGAAGCATTTTCGACATATCCTCGGACTTATGACCTCCTGCATCTTGATGGTTTATTCACTGCTGAAAGTCACAG ATGTGAAACAAAATATGTGCTCTTTGAGATGGATCGCATTCTGCGTCCAAATGGGTATGTGATAATTCGTGAATCAAACTATTATGTGGACTCCATAGCAGCCATTGTTAAAGGGATGAGGTGGGGTTGCCAGAAACATGACACAGAAAACAATGTAGAGAAGGAGAAGCTGTTAATATGTCAGAAGAAACTTTGGCATTCCAAGCGAAGTCAGCAGTAA